Proteins found in one Streptomyces sp. CB09001 genomic segment:
- a CDS encoding NHLP family bacteriocin export ABC transporter peptidase/permease/ATPase subunit → MSTAQETRGRRRAAPPRRSVPKSRAKTVRTPTVLQMEAVECGAASLAMVLGHYGRHVPLEELRIACGVSRDGSRASNLLKAARSYGFTAKGMQMDLAALAEVSAPAILFWEFNHYVVYDGMGRRFGRRGVFINDPGKGRRFVSLEDFDGSFTGVVLTMEPGEDFTRGGRKPGVLGAMPARLRGTAGTLPAAVLASLLLVAVGAAVPALSRTYIDMFLIGGQTSLLGVLFASMGACVLLTVVLTWLQQANLLHGRIISSTLSSARFLRHLLRLPVTFFSQRSPADLVQRLQSNDAVAETLARDLAAAGVDAIVVVLYAVLLYTYDPQLTFVGVGVALLNILAMRVVIRLRATRTAKLRADTARLTNTAYTGLQLIETMKATGGEDGYFRKWAGQHATTLEEQQRLGVPSAWLGVVAPTLATLNSGLILWIGGMRAVEGHISVGLLVAFQALVVRFTAPLTRLNGVAGRIQDFAADVARLKDVENFRADPLYDRPGGGESTRRLRGHVELQNVSFGYNPLDKPLLTGFDLTVGPGQQVALVGGSGSGKSTVSRLISGLYAPWDGVIRIDGQRLDDIPRGALASSVSFVDQDVFLFEGSVRDNVALWDPSIPDDAVVEALKDAALYDVVTRRPGGLHSPVEQDGRNFSGGQRQRLEIARALVRRPSILVLDEVTSALDAETELVVMDNLRRRGCACVVIAHRLSTVRDSDEIVVLDHGTVVERGRHEELLARGGAYAALVRER, encoded by the coding sequence GTGAGCACCGCACAGGAGACCCGGGGCAGACGCCGCGCCGCCCCGCCGAGGCGCAGCGTGCCGAAGAGCCGCGCGAAGACCGTCCGCACGCCCACCGTGCTCCAGATGGAGGCCGTGGAGTGCGGCGCGGCCTCCCTCGCGATGGTGCTGGGGCACTACGGCCGCCATGTCCCGCTGGAGGAGCTGCGGATCGCCTGCGGAGTCTCCCGCGACGGGTCCCGGGCGAGCAATCTGCTGAAGGCGGCGCGCAGTTACGGGTTCACCGCCAAGGGCATGCAGATGGACCTGGCCGCCCTCGCCGAGGTTTCGGCACCGGCCATCCTCTTCTGGGAGTTCAACCACTACGTCGTCTACGACGGCATGGGCCGCCGGTTCGGGCGGCGCGGGGTGTTCATCAACGACCCGGGCAAGGGCCGCCGTTTCGTGTCCCTGGAGGACTTCGACGGCAGCTTCACCGGTGTCGTGCTGACCATGGAGCCCGGCGAGGACTTCACCCGGGGCGGCCGCAAGCCCGGTGTGCTCGGCGCGATGCCCGCCCGGCTGCGCGGAACCGCCGGCACGCTGCCCGCCGCCGTGCTGGCGAGCCTGCTCCTCGTGGCGGTCGGCGCCGCGGTACCCGCGCTCAGCCGCACCTATATCGACATGTTCCTCATCGGGGGGCAGACCTCGCTGCTCGGCGTGCTGTTCGCGTCGATGGGGGCCTGCGTCCTGCTCACGGTGGTGCTGACCTGGCTCCAGCAGGCCAACCTGCTGCACGGCCGCATCATCTCCTCCACCCTCTCCAGCGCCCGCTTCCTGCGGCACCTGCTGCGGCTGCCGGTGACCTTCTTCTCCCAGCGCAGCCCCGCCGACCTGGTGCAGCGCCTCCAGTCCAACGACGCCGTCGCCGAGACGCTGGCCCGCGACCTCGCCGCGGCGGGCGTGGACGCGATCGTGGTCGTCCTGTACGCCGTGCTGCTGTACACGTACGACCCGCAGCTCACCTTCGTCGGCGTCGGTGTGGCACTGCTCAACATCCTCGCGATGCGGGTCGTGATCCGTTTGCGCGCGACCCGTACGGCCAAGCTGCGGGCGGACACGGCGCGGCTGACCAACACCGCGTACACGGGTCTCCAGCTGATCGAGACGATGAAGGCGACCGGCGGCGAGGACGGCTACTTCCGCAAGTGGGCCGGACAGCACGCCACCACGCTGGAGGAGCAGCAGCGGCTCGGGGTGCCGAGCGCCTGGCTGGGTGTGGTCGCGCCGACGCTCGCGACGCTGAACAGCGGGCTGATCCTGTGGATCGGCGGCATGCGCGCGGTCGAGGGGCACATCTCGGTCGGGCTGCTGGTCGCCTTCCAGGCGCTGGTGGTCCGCTTCACGGCGCCGCTGACCCGGCTGAACGGTGTCGCGGGCCGCATCCAGGACTTCGCGGCCGACGTGGCCCGGCTGAAGGACGTGGAGAACTTCCGGGCGGATCCGCTCTACGACCGCCCCGGTGGCGGCGAGTCCACCCGCCGGCTGCGCGGGCACGTGGAGCTGCAGAACGTCTCCTTCGGCTACAACCCGCTCGACAAGCCGCTGCTGACCGGTTTCGACCTGACCGTGGGGCCGGGGCAGCAGGTGGCCCTGGTCGGCGGTTCGGGCAGCGGCAAGTCGACGGTGTCGCGGCTGATCTCGGGCCTGTACGCGCCCTGGGACGGCGTGATCCGCATCGACGGGCAGCGGCTGGACGACATCCCGCGCGGGGCGCTGGCGTCCTCCGTCTCCTTCGTCGACCAGGACGTGTTCCTGTTCGAGGGCTCGGTGCGCGACAACGTGGCGCTGTGGGACCCGTCGATCCCCGACGACGCCGTGGTGGAGGCGCTGAAGGACGCCGCCCTGTACGACGTGGTGACGCGCAGGCCGGGCGGCCTGCACAGCCCGGTGGAGCAGGACGGCCGCAACTTCTCCGGCGGGCAGCGCCAGCGCCTGGAGATCGCGCGGGCCCTGGTGCGCCGGCCCAGCATCCTGGTCCTGGACGAGGTGACCAGCGCGCTGGACGCGGAGACCGAGCTGGTGGTGATGGACAACCTGCGCCGGCGCGGCTGCGCCTGCGTGGTGATCGCGCACCGGCTCAGCACGGTGCGGGACAGCGACGAGATCGTCGTCCTGGACCACGGCACGGTCGTGGAGCGGGGGCGGCACGAGGAGCTGCTGGCGCGCGGTGGCGCGTACGCGGCGCTGGTCAGGGAGCGGTGA
- a CDS encoding HlyD family efflux transporter periplasmic adaptor subunit: MQFRQQALAKLQSPEELDLPVRFARPQGWLVLSVTVIAMAAASVWAVGGSVTSTVSAPAILTHGQGSYLLQSPVSGQVTAVLARPGQRLAADAPVLKVRTAKGETVVRAVDAGRVSALAATVGQIIGTGANVASVEKVAHADDPLYATVYVPAEKAAAIPAHASVDLTVQSVPTQQYGVLHGEVKAVDRSAQSAQTITAFLGDSQLGEQFTEDGRPVAVTVRLASSKSTKSGYEWSSADGPPFELTSMTLASGSIRLADQRPVDWLLP, translated from the coding sequence GTGCAGTTCCGCCAACAGGCCCTCGCAAAACTCCAGTCACCGGAGGAGCTCGATCTCCCGGTGCGCTTCGCCCGTCCCCAGGGCTGGCTGGTGCTGTCCGTGACGGTGATCGCCATGGCCGCCGCGTCCGTGTGGGCGGTGGGTGGCTCGGTGACCTCGACCGTGTCCGCGCCCGCCATCCTCACCCACGGCCAGGGCAGTTACCTTCTGCAGAGCCCCGTCTCCGGGCAGGTCACCGCGGTCCTCGCCCGTCCTGGTCAGCGGCTGGCCGCCGACGCCCCGGTGCTGAAGGTCCGCACCGCGAAGGGCGAGACGGTGGTCCGCGCGGTGGACGCCGGCCGGGTCAGCGCGCTCGCGGCCACCGTCGGGCAGATCATCGGCACTGGCGCGAACGTCGCGTCCGTCGAGAAGGTCGCCCACGCCGACGATCCCCTCTACGCCACCGTCTACGTCCCCGCCGAGAAGGCCGCCGCCATCCCCGCGCACGCCTCCGTCGACCTGACCGTCCAGTCGGTGCCGACGCAGCAGTACGGCGTCCTGCACGGCGAGGTGAAGGCCGTCGACCGCTCGGCCCAGTCGGCGCAGACGATCACCGCGTTCCTCGGGGACAGCCAGCTCGGCGAGCAGTTCACCGAGGACGGCAGGCCGGTGGCCGTGACGGTGCGGCTGGCCTCCTCGAAGTCCACGAAGAGCGGCTACGAGTGGTCCTCGGCGGACGGACCGCCGTTCGAGCTGACCTCCATGACCCTGGCCTCGGGCTCGATCCGTTTGGCCGACCAGCGTCCCGTCGATTGGCTGCTGCCGTGA
- a CDS encoding type A2 lantipeptide: protein MNSTPRVETVEISDADLDNVSGGLNVNAVGTVTGLVDGIAPVSGLLNTAVGTVEGVTGLNTAPVTGLVAGL from the coding sequence ATGAACTCCACCCCCCGGGTTGAGACCGTCGAGATCTCCGACGCCGACCTCGACAACGTCTCCGGCGGCCTGAACGTGAACGCCGTCGGCACCGTCACCGGCCTGGTGGACGGCATCGCCCCGGTCTCCGGCCTGCTCAACACGGCCGTCGGCACCGTCGAGGGTGTCACCGGCCTGAACACGGCCCCGGTCACGGGCCTGGTCGCCGGTCTCTGA
- a CDS encoding S1 family peptidase, giving the protein MSHKRIPKRRAAMAAGGVVALGAAAILLPNANASQDGGSSDDAAAAPRTLKAADASDLASRLAGLLGDTFAGSYYDSGARQLVVNVVPGDDDQVVVQAEKAGAEVREVDNSMGELRSGAQTLKAEASIPGTSWAIDPRTNKILVTADSTVTGDRWDRLESTVDGLGSGMATVRKSAGTFKTFASGGDAIFGGGARCSLGFNVTAGDGSPAFLTAGHCGVAADQWSDAQGGQPVATVDQAVFPGEGDFALVRYDDPATEAPSEVNLGDQTLPISGAAEATVGQEVFRMGSTTGLADGQVLGLDATVNYPEGTVTGLIQTDVCAEPGDSGGSLFTRDGLAIGLTSGGSGDCTAGGETFFQPVTTALEAVGATLGGEDGGAGAGGAGAGDAGDVGAGDTGDGGAGDASDGAAVGGGDDSGLTG; this is encoded by the coding sequence TTGAGTCACAAGCGAATCCCGAAGCGCAGGGCCGCGATGGCGGCGGGCGGTGTGGTGGCGCTCGGCGCGGCCGCGATCCTGCTGCCGAACGCCAACGCCTCGCAGGACGGCGGCTCCTCCGACGATGCCGCCGCGGCACCCAGGACCCTCAAGGCGGCGGACGCCTCGGATCTCGCCTCACGGCTCGCCGGCCTGCTCGGCGACACCTTCGCCGGCTCCTACTACGACTCCGGCGCGCGGCAGCTCGTCGTCAACGTCGTCCCCGGCGACGACGACCAGGTGGTCGTGCAGGCCGAGAAGGCGGGCGCGGAGGTCCGCGAGGTCGACAACAGCATGGGCGAGCTGCGGAGCGGCGCGCAGACCCTGAAGGCCGAGGCGAGCATCCCCGGGACCTCGTGGGCGATCGACCCGCGCACCAACAAGATCCTGGTGACCGCCGACAGCACCGTCACCGGCGACCGGTGGGACCGGCTGGAGTCCACCGTCGACGGCCTCGGCTCCGGCATGGCGACGGTCAGGAAGTCCGCCGGCACCTTCAAGACCTTCGCGTCGGGCGGCGACGCGATCTTCGGCGGCGGAGCGCGCTGCTCCCTAGGCTTCAACGTCACCGCGGGCGACGGCTCGCCCGCCTTCCTGACGGCCGGTCACTGCGGGGTCGCGGCCGACCAGTGGTCCGACGCGCAGGGCGGCCAGCCGGTCGCCACCGTCGACCAGGCGGTCTTCCCCGGCGAGGGCGACTTCGCACTCGTCAGGTACGACGACCCGGCGACCGAGGCACCGAGCGAGGTCAACCTCGGCGACCAGACCCTGCCGATCAGCGGGGCCGCCGAGGCGACGGTCGGTCAGGAGGTCTTCCGCATGGGCAGCACGACCGGACTGGCCGACGGGCAGGTGCTCGGCCTGGACGCCACCGTCAACTACCCCGAGGGCACGGTCACCGGCCTCATACAGACCGACGTCTGCGCCGAGCCCGGCGACAGCGGCGGCTCCCTGTTCACGCGCGACGGCCTGGCGATCGGCCTGACCTCCGGCGGCAGCGGTGACTGCACGGCCGGTGGCGAGACCTTCTTCCAGCCGGTCACCACCGCACTGGAGGCGGTCGGCGCCACCCTCGGGGGCGAGGACGGCGGCGCGGGTGCCGGCGGTGCCGGTGCGGGGGACGCGGGCGACGTGGGTGCCGGAGACACGGGTGACGGCGGTGCGGGTGACGCGAGTGACGGTGCGGCTGTCGGCGGTGGAGACGATTCGGGGCTGACGGGCTGA